A single window of Archangium gephyra DNA harbors:
- a CDS encoding response regulator: MSAPAPAVPGVVPGNETPRLLLVGGEAECARVLERLRRAELKVAARRVSSREELAAALDSPWELAVCGSELPGLGFRDTAPLLRQKAPQLSFLVLAAKWDDAEMSAAMDEAGACSFIDPERMGVLVPVIRRELQRVIERRQHQEAEKKQERSRWLLERIVDSLPFVLFVKDAEERRLQVVNKTFADAFGVTKQWLLGKLDHDYFPHEQADSFVAIDTEILETKKLKAFEEVARTNGVDRIYATRKLPLLDDSGEARYVLGITEDVTERKAAEEDLRKSKAELEESNKRLAENLEELKKSRAVSARTLASYQQRALQMEIIRQQNEDLDRLATELTSAKRNEEERAREAEAAARLKSEFLANFSHEIRTPLNGIIGYCDLLMREEGSRLTPHGRRDLSVVKKNAQTLLALINDILDLSKIEAGRVEVVVERVDMQELAEECTATVKEYLKGKDVELRTDIDERVAYVRTDALKLRQILLNLLSNAAKFTESGEVSITARAEGNEAVFIVEDTGIGIPGDQLPFIFEKFRQVDGSTTRKVGGTGLGLAIVKELSKVLGGGVEVQSTLGRGTTFTVRLAGILEGDALGTSRELDKPVAPQDVGGELAPRVQGGTVLVVDDDPLVQHLVAGQLGPAGFTVVTASDGLEALKKARDLRPHAIVLDIYLPRLDGWSVLSTLKSEPDLARIPVIIISVEEQRARGFSLGACEYLIKPVEPEHLVDVVSRNIGGATSAGEVLVVDDDASTRELVSRSLRRAGFSTNEAHNGEDALLKARVSPPTLVVLDLMMPNLDGFEVLRRLRAEKLQVPVVVLTGKTLSREEQSVLRDGFAGFVQKGGHALEEVIGQAKGLLLKHSAQRAARLPRILYIEDNPQNRDIVRRYLGGLFEVLEAEDGELGVERATKETPDLILMDLSLPRLDGWEATRRLRQLPAVASIPVIAVTAHAGREYQEKASAAGCNGYLTKPLDRDQLLETIRKHLGRSHG; the protein is encoded by the coding sequence ATGAGCGCTCCGGCTCCGGCGGTGCCTGGGGTGGTGCCCGGAAATGAGACGCCCCGGCTGCTCCTGGTGGGCGGTGAGGCGGAGTGTGCCCGCGTCCTGGAGCGGCTGCGGCGCGCGGAGCTGAAGGTGGCCGCGCGGCGCGTGTCCTCGCGCGAGGAGTTGGCCGCGGCGCTGGACTCGCCCTGGGAGCTGGCCGTGTGCGGCTCGGAGCTGCCGGGGCTGGGCTTCCGCGACACCGCGCCCCTGCTGCGCCAGAAGGCGCCCCAGCTCTCCTTCCTCGTCCTCGCCGCGAAGTGGGACGACGCGGAGATGAGCGCCGCCATGGACGAGGCCGGCGCCTGCAGCTTCATCGACCCGGAGCGGATGGGCGTGCTCGTGCCCGTCATCCGCCGCGAGCTCCAGCGCGTCATCGAGCGCCGCCAGCACCAGGAGGCCGAGAAGAAGCAGGAGCGCTCGCGCTGGCTGCTGGAGCGCATCGTGGACAGCCTCCCCTTCGTCCTCTTCGTGAAGGACGCCGAGGAGCGCCGGCTCCAGGTGGTCAACAAGACGTTCGCCGATGCCTTCGGCGTCACCAAGCAGTGGCTGCTCGGCAAGCTGGACCACGACTACTTCCCCCACGAGCAGGCCGACTCCTTCGTGGCCATCGACACGGAAATCCTCGAGACCAAGAAGCTCAAGGCCTTCGAGGAGGTGGCGCGCACCAACGGGGTGGACCGCATCTACGCCACGCGCAAGCTGCCGCTGCTGGATGACTCGGGCGAGGCCCGCTACGTGCTGGGCATCACCGAGGACGTCACCGAGCGCAAGGCCGCCGAGGAGGACCTGCGCAAGTCCAAGGCCGAGCTGGAGGAGTCCAACAAGCGCCTGGCGGAGAACCTGGAGGAGCTCAAGAAGAGCCGCGCCGTGTCCGCGCGCACGCTGGCCAGCTACCAGCAGCGCGCCCTGCAGATGGAGATCATCCGTCAGCAGAACGAGGACCTGGACCGGCTGGCCACGGAGCTGACGTCCGCCAAGCGCAACGAGGAGGAGCGCGCGCGCGAGGCCGAGGCCGCCGCCCGCCTCAAGAGCGAGTTCCTGGCCAACTTCAGCCATGAGATCCGCACGCCGCTCAACGGCATCATCGGCTACTGCGACCTGCTCATGCGCGAGGAGGGCAGCCGGCTCACGCCGCACGGCCGGCGCGACCTCAGCGTGGTGAAGAAGAACGCGCAGACGCTGCTGGCGCTCATCAACGACATCCTCGACCTGTCGAAGATCGAAGCGGGCCGGGTGGAAGTCGTGGTGGAGCGGGTGGACATGCAGGAGCTGGCCGAGGAGTGCACGGCCACGGTGAAGGAGTACCTCAAGGGCAAGGACGTCGAGCTGCGCACGGACATCGACGAGCGCGTGGCGTACGTGCGCACGGACGCGCTGAAGCTGCGGCAGATTCTCCTCAACCTGCTGTCCAACGCGGCCAAGTTCACCGAGTCCGGCGAGGTGTCGATCACCGCGCGGGCCGAGGGCAACGAGGCCGTCTTCATCGTCGAGGACACGGGCATCGGCATCCCCGGGGACCAGCTGCCCTTCATCTTCGAGAAGTTCCGCCAGGTGGACGGCTCCACCACGCGCAAGGTGGGTGGCACCGGGCTGGGGCTGGCCATCGTCAAGGAGCTGAGCAAGGTGCTCGGCGGCGGCGTGGAGGTGCAGAGCACCCTGGGCCGTGGCACCACCTTCACGGTGCGGCTGGCCGGCATCCTCGAGGGCGATGCGCTGGGCACCTCGCGTGAGCTGGACAAGCCGGTGGCGCCCCAGGACGTGGGGGGCGAGCTCGCGCCCCGGGTGCAGGGCGGCACCGTGCTGGTGGTGGATGATGATCCACTCGTGCAGCACCTGGTGGCCGGACAGCTGGGGCCCGCGGGCTTCACCGTGGTGACGGCGTCGGACGGGCTGGAGGCGCTCAAGAAGGCGCGGGACCTCCGCCCGCACGCCATCGTGCTGGACATCTACCTGCCGCGCCTGGACGGCTGGAGCGTGCTGTCCACCCTCAAGAGCGAGCCGGACCTGGCGCGCATCCCCGTCATCATCATCTCCGTGGAGGAGCAGCGCGCGCGCGGCTTCTCCCTGGGCGCGTGCGAGTACCTCATCAAGCCCGTGGAGCCCGAGCACCTGGTGGACGTGGTGAGCCGCAACATCGGCGGGGCCACCAGCGCGGGCGAGGTGCTGGTGGTGGACGACGACGCCTCCACGCGCGAGCTCGTCAGCCGCTCGCTGCGCCGCGCGGGCTTCTCCACCAACGAGGCCCACAACGGCGAGGACGCCCTGCTCAAGGCCCGCGTCTCCCCGCCCACCCTGGTGGTGCTCGACTTGATGATGCCCAACCTGGATGGCTTCGAGGTGCTGCGCCGCCTGCGCGCCGAGAAGCTCCAGGTCCCGGTGGTGGTGCTCACCGGCAAGACGCTCTCCCGCGAGGAGCAGTCCGTGCTGCGCGACGGCTTCGCCGGCTTCGTCCAGAAGGGCGGCCATGCCCTCGAGGAGGTCATCGGCCAGGCCAAGGGATTGCTCCTCAAGCACAGCGCCCAGCGCGCCGCCCGCCTGCCGCGCATCCTCTACATCGAGGACAATCCGCAGAACCGCGACATCGTCCGGCGCTACCTCGGCGGCCTCTTCGAGGTGCTGGAGGCCGAGGACGGCGAGCTGGGCGTGGAGCGGGCCACCAAGGAGACCCCGGACCTCATCCTCATGGACCTGTCCCTGCCACGCCTGGACGGTTGGGAGGCCACCCGCCGCCTGCGCCAGCTGCCCGCGGTGGCCTCCATTCCCGTCATCGCCGTCACCGCCCACGCCGGGCGCGAGTACCAGGAGAAGGCCTCGGCCGCCGGCTGCAACGGGTACCTGACCAAGCCTCTCGACCGCGACCAGCTGCTCGAGACCATTCGCAAGCATCTCGGGAGAAGTCATGGCTGA
- a CDS encoding FIST signal transduction protein yields MARVKMQTARTTQSEPVAAAEDLLRQLQGGDTPRLVTLFASRERDQLALNRAVRERLPKGTRLVGATTAGELDNQGMHSGSVVLGALSGDFEVGLGLGTGLSVDAVGAGATAIKRAAQELGVRQSDIDPRQYVGLVIDDGFRYKKEELLLGILEKNQTLVLVGGGAADHEQDPAKQSALLHVDGEVATDAVVVALFKTSAPWAALRSHWYLPTGERLTITRVDDSATRALEIDGKPAAQRYADLLGVPVDELEFGKPRGFAVHPTALKVGREYFIRAPWKPLPDGSVLFANLLEEGTELELMKMGDMAGLTRAFFQEELPRRVANPQATLLFHCSGRMWYAGATGTIPQLAETLRHAPAAAGMNVHFEIYSGFHINTTLTVLAFGGN; encoded by the coding sequence TTGGCTCGAGTGAAAATGCAGACGGCCCGTACCACGCAGTCCGAGCCCGTCGCCGCCGCGGAGGACCTCCTCAGGCAATTGCAGGGAGGAGACACACCCAGGCTCGTCACCCTGTTCGCCTCGCGGGAGAGGGATCAACTGGCCCTCAACCGCGCGGTGCGCGAGCGGCTGCCCAAGGGCACGCGGCTGGTGGGCGCCACCACCGCGGGCGAGTTGGACAACCAGGGCATGCACTCCGGCAGCGTGGTGCTGGGCGCCCTCTCCGGTGACTTCGAGGTGGGCCTGGGCCTGGGCACCGGCCTGTCCGTGGACGCCGTGGGCGCCGGGGCCACCGCCATCAAGCGCGCCGCGCAGGAGCTGGGCGTGCGCCAGTCGGACATCGACCCGCGCCAGTACGTGGGCCTCGTCATCGACGACGGCTTCCGTTACAAGAAAGAGGAGCTGCTGCTCGGCATCCTCGAGAAGAACCAGACGCTGGTGCTGGTGGGCGGAGGCGCCGCCGACCACGAGCAGGACCCGGCCAAGCAGTCCGCCCTGCTCCACGTGGACGGCGAGGTGGCCACCGACGCCGTGGTGGTGGCCCTCTTCAAGACGAGCGCGCCCTGGGCCGCCCTGCGCTCGCACTGGTACCTGCCCACCGGCGAGCGCCTCACCATCACCCGCGTGGACGACAGCGCCACCCGCGCCCTGGAGATCGACGGCAAGCCGGCCGCCCAGCGCTACGCCGACCTGCTCGGTGTGCCGGTGGACGAGCTGGAGTTTGGCAAGCCCCGGGGCTTCGCCGTCCACCCCACCGCCCTCAAGGTGGGCCGCGAGTACTTCATCCGCGCCCCCTGGAAGCCCCTGCCGGACGGCTCCGTCCTCTTCGCCAACCTCCTGGAGGAGGGCACCGAGCTGGAGCTGATGAAGATGGGGGACATGGCCGGCCTCACCCGCGCCTTCTTCCAGGAGGAGCTCCCCCGCCGCGTCGCCAACCCCCAGGCCACCCTGCTTTTCCATTGCAGTGGGCGCATGTGGTACGCGGGCGCGACCGGAACCATCCCCCAGTTGGCCGAGACCTTGCGCCACGCACCGGCGGCGGCTGGAATGAATGTGCACTTCGAGATCTACTCGGGGTTCCACATCAACACGACGCTGACGGTCCTGGCGTTCGGGGGAAACTGA
- a CDS encoding cytochrome C encodes MSGMGALCVPSQSSVRSPGRGKGWWFMALALLAGGCTEQELAALKQAPPAAPAPSLSQALTEAAEMRPSVESAVGLALEVDDGVGIPLKVKAGQTFYINQIDLRASLKASQDEGVDGLRRAGDFAQLPWDGVKLVDEEPIPLSNPDGTFTRRRFYRDAQWMEQPSVFNVQPVDAEGLPTGRAVSLHIGKDDRRKSNDDFFIRRLRGIQWTYDCRTATDCTGARNFSEEALVEVRNARTGAIPFTLPSDTTALRLSWSLRPGAAYTIPVTQVAAPTYAYGFSIDVKAVTPPRADGTYAPGTAVTFQLALRDGAGTRLHAEGGLPSYNEVTFGQNEPGIQYYRAFSFIDPTTTYYRRKHRERMLMTQIIGPAQRIQPIRSIVDLDAFFGPDDVQSIGTLERDGVYAQFQTFPPANKLFGGAFFPETKGWDAPVSTSWTYQLPENAEPGTYLVTVKGRRVYLGEDVPASRTLEIQVGSPERTQATLTTGSCRTCHNQGGEFAQVLHGNDNRAACAACHAPLGFELEGPIVVRTHFIHSRSDRFDAPKEQCSSCHLTQESTQRTSKAACLSCHKSYPDSHVEKFGPIESMYVGGGRESFQQCTGACHTTHPGSGF; translated from the coding sequence ATGAGCGGAATGGGAGCACTCTGTGTGCCGTCGCAGTCGTCTGTCCGCAGCCCGGGCCGTGGGAAGGGCTGGTGGTTCATGGCCCTGGCCCTGCTCGCGGGAGGCTGCACGGAGCAGGAGCTCGCCGCGCTGAAGCAGGCCCCCCCGGCGGCGCCCGCCCCCAGCCTCTCCCAGGCCCTCACCGAAGCGGCGGAGATGCGCCCCAGCGTGGAGTCGGCGGTGGGGCTGGCGCTCGAGGTGGATGACGGCGTGGGCATCCCGCTGAAGGTGAAGGCGGGGCAGACCTTCTACATCAATCAGATCGACCTGCGCGCCTCGCTCAAGGCCAGCCAGGACGAGGGCGTGGACGGCCTGCGGCGCGCGGGAGACTTCGCGCAGTTGCCGTGGGACGGCGTGAAGTTGGTGGACGAGGAGCCCATCCCCCTGTCCAACCCGGACGGTACCTTCACGCGCCGCCGCTTCTATCGCGACGCCCAGTGGATGGAGCAGCCGAGCGTCTTCAACGTGCAGCCGGTGGACGCCGAGGGCCTGCCCACGGGCCGGGCCGTGTCGCTGCACATCGGCAAGGACGACCGGCGCAAGTCCAACGACGACTTCTTCATCCGCCGCCTGCGCGGCATCCAGTGGACGTATGACTGCCGCACGGCCACGGACTGCACCGGCGCGCGCAACTTCTCCGAGGAGGCGCTCGTCGAGGTGCGCAACGCCCGCACCGGCGCCATCCCCTTCACCCTCCCCTCGGACACCACCGCCCTGCGGCTGAGCTGGTCGCTGCGCCCCGGCGCCGCCTACACCATTCCCGTCACGCAGGTGGCCGCGCCCACGTACGCGTATGGCTTCTCCATCGACGTGAAGGCCGTCACCCCGCCGCGCGCGGATGGCACGTACGCGCCCGGCACGGCCGTCACCTTCCAGCTGGCCCTGCGGGACGGGGCCGGCACGCGCCTGCACGCCGAGGGCGGCCTGCCCTCCTACAACGAGGTGACTTTCGGGCAGAATGAGCCGGGCATCCAGTACTACCGGGCCTTCAGCTTCATCGACCCCACCACCACGTACTACCGCCGCAAGCACCGTGAGCGCATGCTGATGACGCAGATCATCGGGCCCGCCCAGCGCATCCAGCCCATCCGCAGCATCGTGGACCTGGACGCCTTCTTCGGCCCGGACGACGTGCAGTCCATCGGCACGCTCGAGCGCGACGGCGTCTACGCCCAGTTCCAGACCTTCCCGCCCGCCAACAAGCTCTTCGGCGGGGCCTTCTTCCCGGAGACGAAGGGCTGGGACGCGCCGGTGAGCACCTCGTGGACGTACCAGCTGCCGGAGAACGCCGAGCCCGGCACCTACCTGGTGACGGTGAAGGGCCGCCGCGTCTACCTGGGCGAGGACGTCCCCGCCAGCCGCACCCTGGAAATCCAGGTGGGCAGCCCCGAGCGCACCCAGGCGACGCTCACCACGGGCTCCTGCAGGACGTGCCACAACCAGGGCGGTGAGTTCGCCCAGGTGCTGCACGGCAACGACAACCGCGCCGCGTGCGCCGCCTGCCACGCCCCGCTGGGCTTCGAGCTGGAAGGCCCCATCGTGGTGCGCACCCACTTCATCCACTCGCGCTCGGACCGCTTCGACGCGCCCAAGGAGCAGTGCTCCAGCTGCCACCTGACGCAGGAGAGCACGCAGCGCACCAGCAAGGCCGCCTGCCTCTCGTGCCACAAGAGCTACCCCGACTCGCACGTGGAGAAGTTCGGCCCCATCGAGAGCATGTACGTCGGCGGAGGGCGCGAGTCCTTCCAGCAGTGCACCGGCGCCTGCCACACCACCCACCCGGGGAGCGGCTTCTAA
- a CDS encoding sensor histidine kinase, whose amino-acid sequence MLSRHPTAALRAGVNLSAFTLLLVGYLLLAPGPLPAGGEEAGGLRVLVMATGFVGLAVGCALGWTLRQTFHPEEPDTSGPGSPLEALARENEHLRAEVRQALELVGVAAHDLGNPLLALQLRLQRLRAHTRENPRAQEGLALVEREARRMGLLVHDLLDLSRLSAGRLPLELEELDLAALAREVAERFSDQATAAGCALVVHAPGPVRGTWDRQRLDRVATNLLSNALKFGQGQPVELHVRAEGHRVRLAVKDHGVGLPPDAQGRLFGRFERLGATGRPGTGLGLYIVHQLVEAHGGTIHVSSRPGHGATFTIELPCLHSPS is encoded by the coding sequence ATGCTGTCGCGTCATCCGACGGCCGCGCTGCGCGCGGGCGTGAACCTGTCCGCCTTCACCCTGCTCCTCGTGGGCTACCTGCTCCTGGCACCCGGGCCCCTGCCCGCCGGGGGCGAGGAGGCGGGCGGCCTGCGTGTGCTGGTGATGGCCACGGGCTTCGTCGGGCTGGCCGTGGGGTGCGCCCTGGGCTGGACGTTGCGCCAGACGTTCCACCCCGAGGAACCGGACACCTCCGGGCCCGGCTCCCCCCTGGAGGCGCTGGCCCGGGAGAACGAGCACCTGCGCGCCGAGGTGCGGCAGGCCCTCGAGCTGGTGGGCGTGGCCGCGCATGACCTGGGCAATCCCCTGCTCGCGCTCCAGCTGCGCCTGCAGCGGCTGCGCGCCCATACGCGCGAGAATCCCCGCGCCCAGGAAGGGCTCGCCCTCGTCGAGCGCGAGGCACGCCGCATGGGCCTGCTGGTGCATGATCTGCTGGACCTCTCACGCCTGTCCGCGGGCCGGCTGCCCCTGGAGCTCGAGGAGCTGGACCTGGCCGCCCTCGCCCGGGAGGTGGCCGAGCGCTTCTCCGACCAGGCCACCGCCGCGGGCTGCGCCCTGGTGGTGCACGCGCCCGGCCCCGTGCGCGGCACGTGGGACCGCCAGCGCCTGGACCGCGTGGCCACCAACCTGCTCAGCAACGCCCTCAAGTTCGGCCAGGGCCAACCCGTCGAGCTCCACGTGCGCGCCGAGGGCCACCGCGTCCGGCTCGCCGTGAAGGACCACGGCGTGGGCCTGCCCCCGGATGCACAGGGCCGCCTCTTCGGCCGCTTCGAGCGTCTGGGCGCCACCGGACGGCCCGGCACCGGACTCGGCCTCTACATCGTCCACCAGCTCGTCGAGGCCCACGGCGGCACCATCCACGTCTCCAGCCGCCCGGGCCACGGCGCCACCTTCACCATCGAGCTGCCCTGCCTCCACTCCCCGTCCTGA
- a CDS encoding helicase-related protein: MSFVPGNKVRYLPQPEWGVGHLLELQDEGAKALVLFPARTGEPVLVSTKGGALVHQALTKGDPVQTAKGRRATVLGEEEGGRGLRRYVIRYTDTGEEDEMPESEVHALAPRSDLLSTLREGRVGDSRAFMLRKQALVMDDERRCDALGALLASRVMVKPHQVGVVQRVLSARRPRFVLADEVGLGKTIEAGMVFSALRLSGLARRVLVVAPSHLTVQWLVELFHKFNQLFTLMDSERYAQSLKEMPGVSPWARFPLVVTSLEMLARGEEHRRAVAGEDAFWDLVIIDEAHHLKGEKAFEAAEALAGNSWGLLLLTATPMQLDPAEYHGLLTLIDASTAPTVEGFEQRLARQEELSAAVRGLLEGKDAAGAVKALAARFPDDAKLKTLKERDALMQHLAETYSLSDRLVRNRRAVVGGFSTRRLHRHPVKLSAEELKTRDAALAALAESNLRGAPLGNLLRRLESSPAAFGEALRTNKALAGVAGSLKLPTRDAKFGAFLEVLRGRIWSAEPHAKVLVFTESRDTLEALRAELGREGVEALAYHGDLPMLERDRQVARFRDPEGPKVLLCTEVGGEGRNFQFAHHLVHYDLPWSPSTVEQRIGRLDRIGQNHPVEIHVFDPAGTLASDVLMLLADAVGVFGETVGGLDAVLEEVEERLTEMALLPRESRVAYASELKERVEKARAQVKRAYDPLLDIRSFDRDAVARLVTRAQERMGVEADEEEEQSLEEGLWSVARDLDEKLEESVTELARRVGIGVDTDEQVDAFQCAFQFGHALKVEGLPGIDINEDRTVLGTFWRDTAVEAEELEYFATGHSIVEALFGFLRDGPYGRSGARFLEKRGPMKAKGVELLYHVQMPEPEDTSPGARVPSRQIARFLERTLVHVAVVEGPTGPKADTTVLAALEAEGKGLKGDEWLRLFPGFGTFVEQGIPVAQKAAEAEMAKLQTRARKAIEAERDGALERMKLSLTHQGLEAEAVEAQLSAERTHYERLLKALAGAKVVLDSACGFVINR; encoded by the coding sequence ATGTCCTTCGTACCTGGCAACAAGGTCCGCTATCTCCCCCAGCCCGAGTGGGGCGTGGGGCATCTGCTGGAGCTGCAGGATGAGGGCGCCAAGGCGCTCGTCCTCTTTCCCGCCCGGACGGGAGAGCCGGTGCTGGTGTCCACCAAGGGCGGCGCCCTGGTGCACCAGGCACTGACGAAGGGCGATCCCGTGCAGACGGCCAAGGGCCGGCGCGCCACGGTGCTGGGTGAGGAGGAGGGCGGACGGGGCCTGCGCCGGTACGTCATCCGCTACACGGACACGGGCGAGGAGGACGAGATGCCCGAGTCCGAGGTGCACGCGCTCGCGCCGCGCTCGGACTTGCTCTCCACGCTGCGCGAGGGACGGGTGGGGGACTCGCGCGCCTTCATGCTGCGCAAGCAGGCGCTGGTGATGGATGACGAGCGGCGGTGTGACGCGCTGGGCGCGCTGCTGGCCAGCCGGGTGATGGTGAAGCCGCACCAGGTGGGCGTGGTGCAGCGCGTGCTGAGCGCGCGCCGGCCGCGCTTCGTGCTCGCCGACGAGGTGGGCCTCGGAAAGACGATTGAAGCGGGCATGGTGTTCAGCGCGCTGCGGCTGTCGGGCCTGGCCCGGCGCGTGCTGGTGGTGGCGCCGAGCCACCTGACGGTGCAGTGGCTGGTGGAGCTCTTCCACAAGTTCAACCAGCTCTTCACGCTGATGGACTCGGAGCGCTACGCGCAGTCGCTCAAGGAGATGCCGGGGGTGTCGCCGTGGGCGCGCTTCCCGCTGGTGGTGACGAGCCTGGAGATGCTGGCGCGCGGCGAGGAGCACCGGCGGGCGGTGGCGGGCGAGGACGCCTTCTGGGACCTGGTCATCATCGACGAGGCGCACCACCTCAAGGGCGAGAAGGCCTTCGAGGCGGCCGAGGCGCTGGCGGGCAACAGCTGGGGCCTGCTGCTGCTGACGGCCACGCCCATGCAGTTGGACCCGGCCGAGTACCACGGGCTGCTGACGCTCATCGACGCGTCCACGGCGCCCACGGTGGAGGGCTTCGAGCAGCGGCTGGCGCGGCAGGAGGAGCTGAGCGCGGCGGTGCGCGGGCTGCTGGAGGGCAAGGACGCGGCGGGGGCGGTGAAGGCCCTGGCGGCGCGCTTCCCGGACGACGCGAAGCTGAAGACGCTCAAGGAGCGCGACGCGCTGATGCAGCACCTGGCGGAGACGTACAGCCTGTCGGACCGGCTGGTGCGCAACCGGCGCGCGGTGGTGGGTGGCTTCTCCACGCGGCGCCTGCACCGGCACCCGGTGAAGCTGTCGGCCGAGGAGCTGAAGACGCGGGACGCGGCGCTGGCGGCGCTGGCGGAGAGCAACCTGCGCGGCGCGCCGCTGGGCAACCTGCTGCGCCGGCTGGAGTCGAGCCCCGCGGCGTTCGGCGAGGCCCTGCGCACGAACAAGGCGCTGGCGGGCGTGGCGGGGAGCCTGAAGCTGCCCACGCGCGACGCGAAGTTCGGCGCCTTCCTGGAGGTGCTGCGCGGCCGCATCTGGAGCGCGGAGCCCCACGCGAAGGTGCTCGTGTTCACGGAGAGCCGGGACACGCTGGAGGCCCTGCGCGCGGAGCTGGGGCGCGAGGGCGTGGAGGCGCTCGCCTACCATGGAGATCTGCCCATGCTGGAGCGGGACCGGCAGGTGGCGCGCTTCCGGGACCCCGAGGGGCCCAAGGTGCTGCTGTGCACGGAGGTGGGCGGCGAGGGCCGCAACTTCCAGTTCGCGCACCACCTGGTGCACTACGACCTGCCGTGGAGCCCGTCCACGGTGGAGCAGCGCATTGGCCGCCTGGACCGCATCGGGCAGAACCACCCGGTGGAGATCCACGTGTTCGATCCGGCGGGGACGCTGGCCTCGGACGTGCTGATGCTGCTGGCGGACGCGGTGGGCGTGTTCGGCGAGACGGTGGGTGGCCTGGACGCGGTGCTGGAGGAGGTGGAGGAGCGGCTGACGGAGATGGCGCTGCTGCCGCGCGAGTCGCGGGTGGCGTACGCCTCGGAGCTGAAGGAGCGGGTGGAGAAGGCGCGGGCGCAGGTGAAGCGCGCGTATGACCCGCTGCTGGACATCCGCTCGTTCGACCGGGACGCGGTGGCGCGGCTGGTGACGCGGGCGCAGGAGCGCATGGGCGTGGAGGCCGACGAGGAGGAGGAGCAGAGCCTCGAGGAGGGCCTGTGGAGCGTGGCGAGGGATCTGGATGAGAAGCTCGAGGAGTCGGTGACGGAGCTGGCGCGGCGGGTGGGGATTGGCGTGGACACCGACGAGCAGGTGGATGCGTTCCAGTGCGCGTTCCAGTTCGGCCACGCGCTGAAGGTGGAGGGCCTGCCGGGAATCGACATCAACGAGGACCGGACGGTGCTGGGCACCTTCTGGCGGGACACGGCGGTGGAGGCGGAGGAGCTGGAGTACTTCGCGACGGGCCACTCGATCGTCGAGGCGCTGTTCGGCTTCCTGCGGGACGGGCCGTACGGGCGCAGCGGGGCGCGCTTCCTCGAGAAGCGGGGGCCGATGAAGGCCAAGGGCGTGGAACTGCTCTACCACGTGCAGATGCCGGAGCCGGAGGACACGTCGCCAGGAGCGCGGGTGCCGAGCCGGCAGATCGCCCGGTTCCTGGAGCGCACGCTGGTGCACGTGGCGGTGGTGGAGGGCCCGACGGGCCCGAAGGCGGACACGACGGTGCTGGCGGCGCTGGAGGCCGAGGGCAAGGGGCTCAAGGGCGACGAGTGGCTGCGCCTCTTCCCGGGCTTCGGCACGTTCGTGGAGCAGGGCATTCCGGTGGCGCAGAAGGCCGCCGAGGCGGAGATGGCGAAGCTGCAGACGCGGGCGCGCAAGGCCATCGAGGCCGAGCGCGACGGAGCACTGGAGCGGATGAAGCTGTCGCTGACGCACCAGGGGCTCGAAGCGGAGGCCGTGGAGGCCCAGCTGTCCGCGGAGCGCACGCACTACGAGCGGCTGCTGAAGGCCCTGGCGGGCGCGAAGGTGGTGCTCGACTCGGCCTGTGGCTTCGTCATCAACCGCTAG